From one Cynocephalus volans isolate mCynVol1 chromosome X, mCynVol1.pri, whole genome shotgun sequence genomic stretch:
- the ZMAT1 gene encoding zinc finger matrin-type protein 1: MAAAPNTVIPLAAESSPQETTVPAASSSSTACAGAAAAAAAAMTVPISSATSTLACPPAGGCGDGGGGFGGSTMAAAGRGGSSFKVGTRPCLREDAPWNEQKKVEFFTDNFCQICGVVLQFESQRVSHYKSEKHAQNVSFYFRMHGEQNEVPGKIMKMHVGNFQVHRSGVVDRNKFCDLCNMVFSSPVVAESHYVGKGRAKNLKQLVEEHDQVSPSGFQPEMALSTRTYVCRVCGITFTSLDMFRSHTRGSEHHIKESFVINPVKKSKTQNSYRDECADYVKVQKSRELKPKTCFRKMEESSLDTRGYREVVSSRPRRRMFDQRCPFETFQTYTGPYNISQAVENQLPHYLPAYSKKTYDSFQDELEDYIKAQKARGLDPKTCFRKMRESSMETHGYREMVDSQPRKRIYEQRFSFETSQAYQQPYYASPVEGQLPHCLPAYSKKKYNSFQDELEHYIKVQKARGLEPKTCFRQIDDSSVETHRYREMVDIRSRHRMLEQRLPSETCQTYPGPYNISQAVENHLPHCLPAHDSYCQLTRDYFPEKPVPLSLNQQENNSGPYSVESEVYKHLSSENSISDHQASHKRRHQKRRRHLEEGEERPEKQQSKHKRKRSYEDMDLDKDKSIRQRKRERDKVRVSSGKLKHRKKRKSHDIPSEKEERKHKKEKKKSVEERTEEEMLWDESILGF, translated from the exons ATGGCGGCGGCGCCGAACACAGTCATTCCGCTGGCGGCGGAGTCTTCCCCTCAGGAAACTACCGTCCctgccgcctcctcctcctccaccgcctgcgcgggggcggcggcggcggcggcggcagcaatGACTGTGCCTATCTCCTCCGCCACCTCCACCCTTGCCTGCCCGCCTGCCGGTGGCTGtggcgacggcggcggcggcttTGGCGGCTCCACTATGGCGGCGGCGGGGAGGGGGGGCAGTAGTTTTAAAGTAGGCACTCGCCCTTGCCTCAGAGAAG atGCCCCTTGGAATGAACAGAAAAAGGTTGAATTTTTTACCGATAACTTTTGTCAAATATGTGGAGTGGTGCTACAGTTTGAATCACAAAGGGTTTCACATTATAAG agtgaaaaacatgctcaaaatgttagtttttattttcgaATGCATGGGGAACAAAATGAAGTGCCTGGTAAAATAATGAAGATGCATGTTGGGAATTTTCAG GTGCATAGAAGTGGAGTAGTGGACAGGAACAAATTTTGTGATCTCTGCAACATGGTTTTTAGCTCCCCGGTTGTTGCCGAGTCTCACTATGTGGGGAAGGGCCGTGCTAAAAACCTGAAGCAGTTAGTGGAGGAACATGATCAGGTATCTCCATCAGGATTTCAGCCAGAGATGG CACTTAGTACAAGAACCTATGTTTGCCGTGTTTGTGGTATCACCTTTACATCTTTAGATATGTTCCGGTCTCACACGCGAGGAAGTGAACATCATATTAA GGAATCTTTTGTTATTAATCCAGTGAAGAAGTCAAAGACACAAAACTCTTATCGAGATGAATGTGCAGACTATGTCAAAGTGCAGAAATCCAGAGAATTAAAGCCCAAGACATGTTTCAGAAAGATGGAAGAGAGTTCTTTGGATACCCGTGGGTATAGAGAAGTGGTCAGTTCCAGGCCCAGACGTAGAATGTTTGATCAAAGATGCCCATTTGAGACTTTCCAGACATACACAGGGCCATACAATATTTCACAAGCAGTGGAAAACCAGTTACCTCACTATTTACCAGCTTattcaaagaagacatatgaCTCCTTCCAAGATGAACTTGAAGATTACATTAAAGCTCAGAAAGCCAGAGGACTAGATCCAAAGACTTGTTTtagaaagatgagagaaagttcTATGGAAACCCATGGGTATAGAGAAATGGTCGATTCTCAACCCAGAAAAAGAATATATGAGCAAAGATTTTCATTTGAGACTTCCCAGGCCTACCAACAGCCATACTACGCTTCACCAGTAGAAGGCCAGTTACCTCATTGCTTGCCAGCTTATTCAAAAAAGAAGTATAACTCTTTTCAAGATGAACTTGAACATTACATCAAAGTGCAGAAAGCCAGAGGACTAGAGCCAAAGACTTGTTTCAGACAGATAGACGATAGCTCTGTGGAAACCCATAGGTACAGAGAAATGGTTGATATTAGATCCAGACATAGAATGTTGGAACAAAGACTCCCATCCGAGACTTGCCAGACCTACCCAGGACCATACAATATTTCACAAGCAGTGGAAAACCATTTACCTCATTGCTTACCAGCTCATGATAGCTACTGTCAACTCACCAGAGACTATTTCCCAGAAAAACCAGTACCCCTGAGCCTTAATCAGCAAGAAAACAACTCTGGCCCATACAGTGTAGAATCCGAAGTTTACAAGCACCTGTCCTCAGAAAACAGTATCAGTGACCATCAAGCAAGTCATAAACGGAGACATCAAAAGAGAAGACGACACCTGGAAGAAGGTGAAGAAAGACCAGAGAAGCAGCAGTCCAAGCATAAAAGGAAAAGGAGTTATGAGGATATGGATTTAGACAAAGACAAGAGcatcagacaaagaaaaagagagagagataaagttAGGGTCAGTTCAGGAAAGCTTAAGCAtcgaaaaaagagaaaaagccatGATATACCCTCTGAGAAAGAAGAACGTaagcacaagaaagagaaaaagaaatctgttgAAGAAAGGACAGAAGAAGAAATGCTTTGGGATGAGTCTATTCTTGGATTTTGA